Proteins from a single region of Streptomyces sp. Tu 3180:
- a CDS encoding AMP-binding protein: MTTTPQAPVPATGLTGQVAAVLGLPEHGVDPDRPLTALGLDARSALRLQHRLSALGATGVSLRRLLDGGSVRSLAALLAREPQAPARPGAPPAPDASPGRRLVPLGADPAGRLATRAEEWGLTREEVLFAAAALAVARWTCGTGSLEVGPETGGQPARTVRVPAPDPLRWTGFGAYARELSRVPDAPAGALHPSAGAARLVFSAVPGDGADAPDGPGPVLAHRLDHTGVQPVAVWEPGDAGGADAAFLTGLGEAYGRLLTVLAADPAAWRRIDLGWDPTFAFQEPLTARPFPDAGPLLDGPLRAAARRAPDAPALLGPAGALTHGELRARAAVLARRLTEAGVRPGDPVAVALPKGFDQIAAVTAAARCGAVYVPVDPGWPASRIAAVVRRSGLAHALVAAEPRPARTRGPSCPPA; encoded by the coding sequence CGCAGGCCCCGGTCCCGGCCACCGGGCTGACCGGCCAGGTCGCCGCCGTCCTCGGCCTGCCGGAGCACGGCGTCGACCCCGACCGCCCGCTGACCGCCCTCGGTCTGGACGCCCGCTCCGCGCTGCGGCTGCAGCACCGGCTGAGTGCGCTCGGCGCCACCGGCGTGTCCCTGCGCCGGCTGCTCGACGGCGGTTCGGTGCGTTCCCTCGCGGCGCTGCTGGCCCGGGAGCCGCAGGCGCCCGCCCGTCCCGGCGCGCCCCCCGCCCCGGACGCCTCCCCGGGCCGCCGGCTCGTGCCGCTCGGCGCCGACCCGGCCGGCCGGCTGGCGACGCGCGCCGAGGAGTGGGGTCTGACGCGGGAGGAGGTGCTGTTCGCGGCGGCCGCACTGGCCGTGGCCCGCTGGACGTGCGGCACCGGCTCGCTGGAGGTCGGGCCGGAGACGGGCGGGCAGCCGGCGCGGACGGTGCGGGTGCCGGCGCCCGACCCGCTGCGGTGGACCGGGTTCGGCGCGTACGCCCGCGAGCTGAGCCGCGTGCCCGACGCCCCGGCCGGGGCGCTGCACCCCTCGGCGGGCGCGGCCCGCCTGGTGTTCAGCGCGGTGCCCGGGGACGGGGCCGACGCCCCGGACGGGCCCGGGCCCGTCCTCGCACACCGGCTCGACCACACCGGCGTGCAGCCGGTGGCGGTGTGGGAGCCGGGCGACGCGGGCGGTGCCGACGCCGCGTTCCTGACCGGTCTCGGCGAGGCGTACGGCAGGCTGCTCACCGTCCTCGCGGCCGACCCCGCCGCCTGGCGGCGGATCGACCTGGGCTGGGACCCGACGTTCGCCTTCCAGGAGCCGCTCACCGCCCGGCCGTTCCCGGACGCGGGGCCCCTGCTGGACGGTCCGCTGCGCGCGGCGGCCCGGCGCGCACCGGACGCCCCGGCGCTGCTGGGCCCCGCCGGTGCCCTCACCCACGGCGAGCTCCGGGCGCGGGCGGCCGTCCTCGCCCGGCGGCTGACCGAGGCGGGGGTGCGCCCGGGCGACCCGGTGGCCGTCGCCCTGCCCAAGGGTTTCGACCAGATCGCGGCGGTGACCGCGGCGGCCCGCTGCGGCGCCGTCTACGTGCCGGTGGACCCCGGCTGGCCCGCCTCCCGCATCGCCGCGGTGGTCCGGCGTTCCGGCCTGGCGCACGCCCTGGTCGCCGCGGAACCCCGGCCGGCCCGGACGCGCGGGCCGAGCTGCCCGCCGGCGTGA